CGAGAAGTCAGCTGCGCACCTGCACTCGCTGGTTCAGGATACGCTGGATATGTCCAAGGTCGTGGACGGGGGCTTCAACCTCAACCCGGAACAGGTGAACCTTGGCTTGCTTGTCACGGAATGCGCCGAGCAATTTGCGGACGAGGCAAGCAGGAAGGGGATTGATCTTCAGGTAGATGTCTCGGCCGTTGAAATCATGGCTGATCCACTGCGCCTGCGTCAGATCCTGTTCAACCTGATCGGCAACGCGGTCAAGTTCACTGACAGCGGCCACGTGAATATCTCGAACGAAACCGGCGAAGACGACACGGTGATCAGGATCGCCGATACCGGCCCGGGAATCGCTGAGGAACACCGGCAGCGCGTTTTCGAGAAGTTCTGGCAGATTGATGGCACCGTCACACGCAAACATGGCGGCACCGGGCTTGGGCTGGCGATAAGCGATGCACTGGTGAAGCTGCATGGCGGCGAAATCTGGATCGAAACCGGCGAAGACGACACGGGAGCGATCTTCTTCATCCGCCTGCCGTTGGTTCAACCGCCCCGATGCGCCGCGTGAGGTCACGACGGGCCAGCCGCACCGTCTTTCCAATTTATCCGCTCGGCCGCAGTTTAATGCGTTTATCGCCCAAGCACTGCCGCAATCTTGCCAAATCCCTAGAATAGAACACGGTCAAGAAACAATTCGTGGGTCCGCGTTGTTGGTAGTTTCTTGGAGGAGCTGGATGGGACAAATGGCAAATAAAGGGAAGTTGCAGCGTGGCAAGTTGGTATGCCTGCGCAACGCAATGATTGGCATCGCCGTCATTGCGCTAATCCGCCTAGCGCTTTTCACTGACGCTACGTCCCGTTTGCTCTCCGGACTGAATTTCGCGAATGCGACGCTCTATCTTTTGCTTGTGGGTATTCTGGCCGTAGCCGTCTACCGGCGCGATCAACTGATCAAGCTGCAAAAGGAGATCGTCGCCCGGAAGGAAGAGGAGATTGAGCTGATCTATGCCGCACTGAACCAGCATGCGCTGGTTTCACTGACCGACCGGGATGGCAGGATTACCTCGTTGAACGACAAGTTTACCGAGCGTCTCGGCTATTCCAGCGATGAGCTTGTCGGAAAGCCGATAAGCATGATCTATCCCGGTGGCGAGAACGACACCGTTTACAATCAGACCCGCGAGAAACTGGAGGCTGGCGAGATCTGGTCAGGCGAGAACGAGGAGATGGCCGCCGATGGGTCCAGGGTTTACTCGCGTGGCACATTCGTTCCCGTGATGGATGACCATGGTAAGCTGGTTCGCTCGGTGGGGATCCGAACCGACAATACGGATTTCCATCGCGCCCAGCACGCTCGTTCCCTCAAGGCATTGTTCGACCATCTTCAGGACGAGGTCTACGTCTGCGACACCGCGAGCCTGCAAATGGTCTATGCCAATTGCGCGGCTCTGAGGAGCAGTGGCTGGGAAGCAAGAGAACTGACCCAGAAGACCATACTCGACGCCGATCCCGACAGAAGCGCTGACCCAAAGGTGAATGAAAAGATTTTCCGCGCGCATGTCGCGCCTCTGGTCACGGGGGAAGAAGAGGTCGTGACGATTGATGTGCAGCGCGGCGAAGGCCATGGCGAGGTCAGCACCCGCATTATCCGCGGCGACGATGGCAGGAATCTGTTCGTCTCCGTTCTGCGCGACTCGACCAAACGCAAGGAGATCGAGCTTGCGAAGATGCAGTCGATCTCGATCGTCAGTCACGAACTGCGCACGCCCTTGACCTCGATCAAGGGGTCGTTGCGGCTTCTGGAGTCGGGTGCGCTGGGAGCTTTCGATCAGAAGGCGCAGTCGGTTCTGGATATCGCCGCACGCAATACCGACAGGCTCTTGCTGGTCATAGATGACATCCTCGACCTCGAGAAGATCCGTGCCGGCAAGATGGAGTTTACAAAGTCCCCGATTGACCTTGTCACCTTCGTCGCAGAGGCGGTCGAGATGAACAGGGGCTATGGCGACGAACTGAATGTGAACTTTGACTTTCACACCGATCTGGAAGCCGCACCCACCCGCGCAGCACCTGAGCGCATCATGCAGGTTATCGCGAACCTTCTGTCCAATGCGGCGAAATACTCCCCGACCAACGGCACCGTGCGCATCGGTTTGTGCCAGGATGGCCGGTTCTGGCGGATTTTCATCTCTGACAATGGCCCCGGTATACCAGAGGAAATGCGCGACGCCGTCTTCGAGACCTTCTCGCAACTGAAAAGCGCTGATGGCGTGACCCGCAAAGGAACCGGCTTGGGCATGACGATTTCTCAGAAAATCGTCGAGGCACATAAAGGCGAGATTGGCTTCGACAGCGAACTCGGCAAAGGCTCGACATTCTTCGTCAAGCTGCCGATTGACGAAGCATCCAACGAGGATGTGGGCGACAAGCCTTTAGCCGAGGTGACGTGCCAGTCCAACGCCGCCTAGCAATGAACTCGAGACTGCCGCTTTCCTGCCCTTCAATCGCAACAATCAAGAGTTATTGTTGTCGGAATATGGAAAGTGGCATGGTCCAGGAGTTAAGTGGCATGACAGAGTTGAAACGTATACTTCACGTCGACGACGACGAGGACATTCGCGAGATCGCGAACATGGCCCTTGAAATGGTCGGTGAGTTCGAAGTCCTGCAATGCGCTTGCGGCCAGGACGCGATCGAACAGGCCGAGGCGTTTGCCCCCGACCTGTTCCTGCTGGACTACATGATGCCCGACATGGATGGTGAAATGACGCTCAACGAATTGCGAAAACTCCCCGGCCTGAGCGACGTGCCGGTCGTTTTCATGACCGCCCGCGTCCAGAAAGACATGGCAGACAACCTGCGCCGCAATGGTGCACTGGACGTGATAACCAAGCCCTTCGACCCGATGGAGCTTGCAGGACACCTCCGGGAAATCTGGCAGGCCGGCAGCGTCAGCGTCTCGTGAGAGAGCCGATCAAAAAAATGCAACTTCAGAATGTTTCGCCCAACTTTCATCACATTCTTTGTGGAAGCTGTGTTCATGGATGCGAAACAATCTGCCCCCTTGGGTGATCAAAACCAGCAATCGAACGGAGGAACGTTATGAAAATCCTTGCGGTAGACGACGACGATCTTGCCCTGGAGATTCTCGCGTCCGCACTTCGCGGAGCTGGCTACACTGACGTGATCTCGGTGACTTCGGGGGCCGAGGCTCTCAAGGTCATCGAGGAGTCGAGCGCCCCTTTCGACGCCTTTCTGCTCGACATCGCAATGCCCGGTATCGACGGAATCGAGCTGTGCAGCATGGTCCGTGCGATGCCGCTCTATGCGACCGCGCCGATCGTGATGATCACGGCCATGAAGGAGCGCCATTTCATTGACCGCGCTTTCGCCGCGGGCGCGATGGACTACATCAACAAGCCGTTCGATCCGGTCGAACTCGGGGTGCGGATCGGCATTGCAGATCGGTTGTCGCGACAGTCGCATCAGGTCGAGGAGGCCGCCACGGAAGTGGCTCTTCTTAAATCACGCACCGGTGTTGGCGCCAAGTTCGCAGCCGAAGATCCTATCACTATCCATGACGTTCCGCGCGTAATCAGCATGACAGCTATGGAAAACTACCTGCTCCAACTCACCTACTGGATGACCTTGAAAAGCAAATCGGTCGCGTTCTCTATATCCGGCTTCAGCACGGTTCACGCCCAATGCGATCCTACGGAGATGTATGACATCCTGTCAGATGCAGCTTACGCCATCGCCGAGGGGTTCAAGCATACCAATCACCTCGTCACCTATGTCGGCGATGGGCGATTCGTCGCGGTGGTCAACGGTTCCGGATCAGCGATTGATCACGAAATTCTCAAGTCGATCCAGTTCGAGATTGACCAGACCCCTCCGATCCTGGCGTCTGGGCGCTCCTGCCCGATCACGTTCGAGATGGGGGAAATCTATTCTCCCGGCCTCTGGTCCGCCCCGAACCGGCTGAGTCTGTTGCACAGCCCGCAGCTGATGGCTCGTCGCTCCGGTGCCACCGAAAGCCGCCACAGCGCTGCAGCTTGATCCCAACAAAACCCAGGTTATCGCTCCATGACAAGCACCGAGCAATTCCAACAGGCATTCGATGCATCAGTCGTTCAGATCCGAAAACGGTTCATCGACCGCGCAGAACAACAGGTCCAGGATCTCGACGAACTGATGGACTGTATTGAATCCTGCCCAGACGATCGTGCTGCACTGGAGGCGGCGACGAGTCTCGCACACAAGATTTCCGGGGTCGCCACAACGTTGGGATTTCCACTTATCGGCGAGCTTGCACAAACCGCCGAGAGCAAGCTGATCGCCTGCGCCACACCGTCTAGCGGGGCCTCATTGAGCCAAGCCGCTGAAGCGGTCGAAAGCCTTGTTGCAGAACTCGATCGTCTTTAGGCGCGGGGAGCGCAATACAGAAAAGACGATTGATAAGCTGCGGGATGGCGGCTTGGCCCCGCATCCTGCGCGCTCAAGAAACTTTGAATTTCGCATTGCAGCGAAAGTTCAGGATGCGGGCTGCAATGGCAGCATCGTCTCTAATCCGTGGGAGGCGGCGACGCGGCGCACCGCGAGCAAGTGGCCTTCATGGTTCGCCAATTTGCTAACGCCGCTCCAAGCGCAGTGCAGCCGTTCCGCCAGCGCGCAGCGAACGTCCGGTCTCCGCCCTTGGTGTTTTTCGCTGCGGTCGCAATACTCAGAAAGCGGTTGTTGAGGCTGGCGCGGCGAATTCACACTTTACCCCGCATGGGAGACCTTCGCCGCAGCTTTGTTGAGCGCCAGCTTTCCCTACTCGAGGACCGGTGTCATTTCCTCACGCCGTCCAGAAGCTCCAAAACGCGCGCGTAGTCTTCGGTGAAGTCCCTAACCTGCTCAAAAACCTCCCGTCGCTCCTGATCCAGGCAACGGAAGTACCGCTCGACATCGGTAAAAAACGTCTCCGCATCACGCTGCAACAGATCTGCATAGGCCTGCACGTCATGTGCATTGGTCGGCATCCAGGGCGGCACAGGCGGCAGACAACTGCCCGCGATCGAGGCAGAACTCCAGCTCAGAACGATCATAACCGCCAATGTTTGTTTCAAAAGCGCCATATTATCTTGGCTCAGCCACTCCGTTGCAGTAAATTCGTTTCAACGCATGAATGGCGCAAAAACTCAAAATGCACCTATTGATTGCATGATTATAATATTGTATCGGTTCGGTAGTCCATGAGGGACTGCCGGGCTCATGCGAAATTCTGCAAGGCTCGGTCCTATGAATTTGATGCAAGACGCCCCAAATGTTGTCAGTGAAGATGGGCTGCGCACGCTGCTTGCCGAGGATCATTCGGCGGATGTTGTGTGCCGGGTTACGCCCAAACGTACAGGTGCTCAGTGGTCCGGGGTTTGGACCGTGCATTGCGTCTCGCCAGATGGCGAGACGCGTCGCCTGCTCGTCACTGCGCGCAACAACATGGCAGCCCGAGAGTTCAAGACGATCAACGGCTTATCCAGCTTCCTTGCGGGCCTTGGTGTTTCGATCGTCTCGATCCCGATGCTTGAAGGCAAGATCGCCTCACACAAGCTGGACGACGCGGGCTAAGCCACTTGCCGTCCTCGCAGCATTACTTGCTGCACCCGCCTATTCTGAAGGCTTCGTGCTTTCCATGCGGGCCGATGGCCAGCTGGAGACCAAAGCTCCCCAATCAGGTTTTGCTCAAAACTATGTCGACGGGATTGGTGCAAACCCACCAGAGCTGATCGTTTTTGCAGCGCCAGAGCCTGTAGATCCCCCTCCTGCACCCGCCCGCGCAGTTCCCCGACCTGAAATCCTCGCAGCTCTTGAAAGCACGGCGCATCGGTATGGCGGGCACCCGGCTTTGCGCCGCGCCGGTCTGTCGGTGACCGAGTGGCAGGCACTCTTCCAAGCCAATATCGAGATCGAAAGCGCCTATCGCTCGAATGCACGCAGTTCCGCAGGCGCGATTGGCCTCGGACAGCTGATGCCCGCGACGGCCGCGCAGCTTGGTGTTGATCCGCATGATTGGCAGGCCAATCTTGATGGCTCTGCCCGTTACCTTCTCATGATGCTGGCGCAGTTCGGCACGCCTGAGCTTGCGCTTGCCGCCTATAATGCAGGGCCGAACGCGGTCGCGCGCTATGGCGGCATCCCTCCCTACCGAGAAACCCAAAATCACGTGCGCCGCGTCATAGCCGTGCGTGACCGACTGACTGGAGCCTCCTGATGCACACACAAATCCGCATAATCCTGTCGCTGGCTATGGCCAGTTTGATGTTAGCCAACCCCGCCTTTGCACAGAGCATCGACCTCTCGCCGGTGCAGAACCTGCTGCAAGGCATCGTCGACACAATCACCGGTCCCTTGGGCATTGTGATTGGCACTTTGGCCCTCATCGGTGTGTTCCTATCCTGGCTCTTTGGCATTCTGGATTTCCGCCAAGCCCTCTGGGTTCTGGTCGCCATTGCAGGGATCGCAGCTGCACCGACCATCGTGACCGCCATCTGGGGCGCATAAATTCGGCATGGCAACGCAAACCCGCCTCTTCCTGGGTCTGATCCGGCCGCCAAAGCTCATCGGCTTGCCGATCATGTATGCCATGGTTTGGCTGTTCGGGTTTGTGTTGCTTTTTCTCTGGGTTCAGAGCTGGCCGGTGATCATCATTGCCGCACTGGCCTATCCTGTGCTGTGGAAAGCCGCTGACTGGGACCCGGCCTTTCTTGAGGTGATGGTCACCGCGCTGCAGGAAACGCCCCCGACGCCAAATCGCAAGATCCATTCGGGGGACAGCTATGCTGCGTGATTCTTCCGATGATATTGCCATATTGCCAGACTGGGCGCGCAAAGAGCGTCCAATGGCCAGCATGCTGCCCTATGTCAGCCTCGTGAATGACGTGACAATCCGCACGCGCGGCAATGCTTTGTTCCAGTGTATCCGCCTTGATGGCGTCAACAGCATGACCAGCGATGACGCTCATCTGGAAAAGATCCGCGCGCTCTTCGCTGCGATCATCGCGCAGATCGGGCCGGAGTACAGTTTCTACGTCCACAAGGTTTCAAAAGCGATCGGGACCGCCTTACCACCGGTTCCCAATGAGGGGTTTGCCCAAGCCCTGGACAGCCGTTGGCAAATGGCAATGGCGCGTGCAGGTCTGCGGGACAAGACTCTCACGCTCACTGTACTGAAACGTCCGCGCCTCGGCGCGCGGCTGCGCCTGAAACGTTCAGACTCCATCGCACAGATGAAAGACCAGACAGCCAAGCAACTGCGCAAGCTCGACGAGGTCGTCGGGTTTCTGCTCTCGTCCTTTTCTGAGATGAGCCCGCGCCTGCTCGGCGCTGAATGCGGCGAGCTACTCGGGTTCCTTGGCGCGCTCAATATCGGCCAAGAGCGACCGCTCTTCGCAAAATCCCGCTTTGGCGTCATTGCCGAAGATGTAGCCAACACCCGCGTCACGTTTCAGGGGCGAGGCTTCACGCTCGTCGATGGGACGGCGGGCAAGCGGTTTGGCACCAGTTTTGCGATCAAGACTTACCCAGCCAAAACCAGCTGCACCATGTTCGATGAACTGAACCTGCCTGTCGACATGGTGGTCACACATTCCTTCACGCCCATCAACAGCAACATCATGGCCAGCCGGATCAAGCGCCAACAGCGTCTGATGAAGGCCAGTGATGATGGTGCGATTTCCCTTGCTGAAGAACTGGTAGACGCGCTGGACGATCTTGAATCCAAGCGCCTCAGCTTTGGCGATCATCACATGACGGTGGCGGTTTTCGCCGAGACCGAGGAAAAGCTGGAAGCAATCGCCGCCGAGGTGCGCAACATCGCGGCCAGTGAAGGCGTCAATCTGGTGAATGAGAGCTTTGCGGCTCGGACCCATTATTTCGCGCAGCATCCGGGCAATGGGCAGATGCGCAGCCGTAAGGCCGCCATCACCAATACGAACTTTGCCGACCTCGCAGCGCTGCATCGCGGTCAAATGGGCAAACCCGGACACAAAGTGCCTTGGGGCAAGCCGATCACTCTCTTCCCGACGCCGGAGCGTTCGGGCTTCCTGTTCAACTACCATGAGACGGGACAGCCAGACAAAGAGCCTACCGGCGGACACACCTTGATCCTCGGCCGTCCTGGCTCTGGCAAGTCGGTGTTGTCGGCCTTCCTCATGACCCAAGCCCGGCGCTGCGACGCGCGCGTCTTTGTCTTCGACTATCGCGCTGGCATGGAAATGGCGGTGCGGGCCAATGGTGGGCGCTACAGCGCAATCAAGGCGGGTGAAGCCACCGGTCTCAACCCCCTGCGCACGGAAATCGACGGGCGCGGGCAAGCCTGGCTCTCCGATTGGTTGGCCACGCTGCTGCATCGCACCGACAAACCCCTGAGCCCTGTTCAGATCAACCGCATTCAGGAGGTGGTGCGCCAGAACGCTGGAGCGAGCGATGCCGCCCTTCGCAACTGGCAGGATTTGGCCTCGCTCTTTGTGGCGGGGGCAGATGAAGGGGATCTGTTCGAACGGATTCAGGAATGGACCGCTGATGGCCGCTACGGTTGGATTTTCGGGCAAAGCTCTGAGGATACCTTCTCGCTCGATGGTGATGTCGTCGGGTTCGACCTGACCGGCATTCTCGACAGCGAAAGCGAGAAAGAGCGCATGGCGGTCCTCTCCTACCTGTTTCGGAGGGTGGAGCGCGTGATCGAGGATCGCAAACCGACATTGATCATCATCGATGAAGCCTGGAAAGCGCTCGACAACCCGTATTTTGCCGACCGGCTGAGCAACTGGCTGGTCACGGCGCGCAAACAGAATGCCGTCGTTGTGATGATGACCCAATACGCAAGCCAGCTTGAAAAGACCCGCACCGGCAAGACGATTGTCGAGGCTGTGCCGACGCAGCTCTTGCTTCCCAACATCCGCGCCTCGGCCAGCGATTACACCATGCTGGGACTTTCTGAGAAAGAGCTCAGCGTATTGCTCGGCACCGGCAGCAACTCCCGTCTTGCACTGGTGCGCGATGATCAAGGCTCGGTGGTAATTGACGCTGATCTCAGCGCCCTTGGGCCCTACCTCACGATCCTTGGCGGCATGGAAAAAGGCGAAGCGCTGGTCGGCGCAGATTACCGCCAGAATCCAGAATTTTGGAGACAAATTGATGCGTAGACTTTGCGTGCTGACCCTCACCCTTTTGACCCTGACAGCCTGCGCGGAATACCGGCCGTCCGAAGCTGAATGCTTCAACTCTTTTGCCGAAGTCAGCCGCAGCAATTGCAATTTCGAGCTGCTCGGGCCGATTGGTTCGCTGCATGAATAGCCTCCGCCCGCATATCCTTGCGGGTCTGGTGTGGCTCAACGCGCCATTGGCCCATGCCCAAGGCGTGCCGACCTTTGATGCGGGCATGTTCCTGCAGCGCGAGCGCGTGTTGCAGCAGGGCGAGCAGGATCTGGCGCTGCAACGGGACCGGCTGTCCAAAGAAGAAGAGCTTGAAGAGCTCGAACAAGAACAATTCCAAGCGCTGGAAGACATTCTCGATGCCGCGACGCTTGCCAGCGGGAACTCAGGCGCACTGGTCGCGAGCCTGGAAGCTGGTTCATCGCCTGAAAGCGCCGCAGACACGCTCTATGGTTCGGTCGACCCAAACCCAGGCGCAGCCCAGATGTTTGGCGATGCCTCTGGCTCGATCGAAGAGCTGATCATTCGTGCTTCTCAGGAAACGCACAATATGTCCGGCGTGCGCGCGGCGGGCCTATCGCCCAAGCAATGGCGTTGTCTGTTGCAGGCGCTGATCTGGCAAGAAAGCCGCTTTGCCATTGGCGCGCGCTCCCCTGTTGGTGCATTCGGCCTGACCCAGATCATGCCGGGCACAGCACAGGATCTCGGAATTTACCCAGCCTACTACGAAAACCCCTACATCCAGGTCACCGGCGGCGCGCGCTATCTGGCGCAGATGCTGGCCATGTTTGACGGCAACATCATTCATGGGCTCGCGGCTT
This portion of the Octadecabacter sp. SW4 genome encodes:
- a CDS encoding ATP-binding protein; this encodes MGQMANKGKLQRGKLVCLRNAMIGIAVIALIRLALFTDATSRLLSGLNFANATLYLLLVGILAVAVYRRDQLIKLQKEIVARKEEEIELIYAALNQHALVSLTDRDGRITSLNDKFTERLGYSSDELVGKPISMIYPGGENDTVYNQTREKLEAGEIWSGENEEMAADGSRVYSRGTFVPVMDDHGKLVRSVGIRTDNTDFHRAQHARSLKALFDHLQDEVYVCDTASLQMVYANCAALRSSGWEARELTQKTILDADPDRSADPKVNEKIFRAHVAPLVTGEEEVVTIDVQRGEGHGEVSTRIIRGDDGRNLFVSVLRDSTKRKEIELAKMQSISIVSHELRTPLTSIKGSLRLLESGALGAFDQKAQSVLDIAARNTDRLLLVIDDILDLEKIRAGKMEFTKSPIDLVTFVAEAVEMNRGYGDELNVNFDFHTDLEAAPTRAAPERIMQVIANLLSNAAKYSPTNGTVRIGLCQDGRFWRIFISDNGPGIPEEMRDAVFETFSQLKSADGVTRKGTGLGMTISQKIVEAHKGEIGFDSELGKGSTFFVKLPIDEASNEDVGDKPLAEVTCQSNAA
- a CDS encoding response regulator → MTELKRILHVDDDEDIREIANMALEMVGEFEVLQCACGQDAIEQAEAFAPDLFLLDYMMPDMDGEMTLNELRKLPGLSDVPVVFMTARVQKDMADNLRRNGALDVITKPFDPMELAGHLREIWQAGSVSVS
- a CDS encoding PleD family two-component system response regulator, coding for MKILAVDDDDLALEILASALRGAGYTDVISVTSGAEALKVIEESSAPFDAFLLDIAMPGIDGIELCSMVRAMPLYATAPIVMITAMKERHFIDRAFAAGAMDYINKPFDPVELGVRIGIADRLSRQSHQVEEAATEVALLKSRTGVGAKFAAEDPITIHDVPRVISMTAMENYLLQLTYWMTLKSKSVAFSISGFSTVHAQCDPTEMYDILSDAAYAIAEGFKHTNHLVTYVGDGRFVAVVNGSGSAIDHEILKSIQFEIDQTPPILASGRSCPITFEMGEIYSPGLWSAPNRLSLLHSPQLMARRSGATESRHSAAA
- a CDS encoding Hpt domain-containing protein, which gives rise to MTSTEQFQQAFDASVVQIRKRFIDRAEQQVQDLDELMDCIESCPDDRAALEAATSLAHKISGVATTLGFPLIGELAQTAESKLIACATPSSGASLSQAAEAVESLVAELDRL
- a CDS encoding lytic transglycosylase domain-containing protein, producing MRADGQLETKAPQSGFAQNYVDGIGANPPELIVFAAPEPVDPPPAPARAVPRPEILAALESTAHRYGGHPALRRAGLSVTEWQALFQANIEIESAYRSNARSSAGAIGLGQLMPATAAQLGVDPHDWQANLDGSARYLLMMLAQFGTPELALAAYNAGPNAVARYGGIPPYRETQNHVRRVIAVRDRLTGAS
- a CDS encoding TrbC/VirB2 family protein; translated protein: MHTQIRIILSLAMASLMLANPAFAQSIDLSPVQNLLQGIVDTITGPLGIVIGTLALIGVFLSWLFGILDFRQALWVLVAIAGIAAAPTIVTAIWGA
- a CDS encoding type IV secretion system protein VirB3, producing the protein MATQTRLFLGLIRPPKLIGLPIMYAMVWLFGFVLLFLWVQSWPVIIIAALAYPVLWKAADWDPAFLEVMVTALQETPPTPNRKIHSGDSYAA
- a CDS encoding type IV secretion system protein B4, producing MLRDSSDDIAILPDWARKERPMASMLPYVSLVNDVTIRTRGNALFQCIRLDGVNSMTSDDAHLEKIRALFAAIIAQIGPEYSFYVHKVSKAIGTALPPVPNEGFAQALDSRWQMAMARAGLRDKTLTLTVLKRPRLGARLRLKRSDSIAQMKDQTAKQLRKLDEVVGFLLSSFSEMSPRLLGAECGELLGFLGALNIGQERPLFAKSRFGVIAEDVANTRVTFQGRGFTLVDGTAGKRFGTSFAIKTYPAKTSCTMFDELNLPVDMVVTHSFTPINSNIMASRIKRQQRLMKASDDGAISLAEELVDALDDLESKRLSFGDHHMTVAVFAETEEKLEAIAAEVRNIAASEGVNLVNESFAARTHYFAQHPGNGQMRSRKAAITNTNFADLAALHRGQMGKPGHKVPWGKPITLFPTPERSGFLFNYHETGQPDKEPTGGHTLILGRPGSGKSVLSAFLMTQARRCDARVFVFDYRAGMEMAVRANGGRYSAIKAGEATGLNPLRTEIDGRGQAWLSDWLATLLHRTDKPLSPVQINRIQEVVRQNAGASDAALRNWQDLASLFVAGADEGDLFERIQEWTADGRYGWIFGQSSEDTFSLDGDVVGFDLTGILDSESEKERMAVLSYLFRRVERVIEDRKPTLIIIDEAWKALDNPYFADRLSNWLVTARKQNAVVVMMTQYASQLEKTRTGKTIVEAVPTQLLLPNIRASASDYTMLGLSEKELSVLLGTGSNSRLALVRDDQGSVVIDADLSALGPYLTILGGMEKGEALVGADYRQNPEFWRQIDA
- a CDS encoding lytic transglycosylase domain-containing protein; the protein is MNSLRPHILAGLVWLNAPLAHAQGVPTFDAGMFLQRERVLQQGEQDLALQRDRLSKEEELEELEQEQFQALEDILDAATLASGNSGALVASLEAGSSPESAADTLYGSVDPNPGAAQMFGDASGSIEELIIRASQETHNMSGVRAAGLSPKQWRCLLQALIWQESRFAIGARSPVGAFGLTQIMPGTAQDLGIYPAYYENPYIQVTGGARYLAQMLAMFDGNIIHGLAAYNAGPGNVQRYSGVPPFAETQHYVQVISERYNLYLARVGGVDALGTIDPVLLANSTMSLTSFGAGVYGDYSLVSVQAAALRVQDIITRIGEIDDIHAAMSLNTYARAELARLIAIRTRLKAAHTRPLSAAELAMAAAQAREQDFMQFDLEALR